A window from Primulina huaijiensis isolate GDHJ02 chromosome 13, ASM1229523v2, whole genome shotgun sequence encodes these proteins:
- the LOC140991137 gene encoding uncharacterized protein, which yields MRPPYQHSRINLVELKAQIVKKLGAERSKQYFYYLNKLLSLKVSKGEFDKLCVGIIGRENIPLHNQFIRSILRNACGQSGPPPSIHKDDVLKHETQVGGKAISADGYQNGSHIGMVQASSSPGSSNGGDVLPVSPRKARSGNRDRRTGERRSALGPNGKTNFASQVSTSNQSNEFNVILENGDINPPHIGRPVQHHQGLVQLEKNENEIYVPHQAKISGVRRSSDGSSPIYNKDHLELVVREDGKQLSPRISLEAPLGVPLCSVSVGGARRTLPPESTLRCIGTFSDGALLDSLTLRERMEQITVTQEIEGVSVDCANILNHGLDSYLKRLITSCVGLVASRSGHELTRNNTHKLHHHMKLINGVLPAHHYQMLGSGKPVEVQEQRTHYPISLQDFRVAMELNPSQLGEDWPLLLEKICTRSFEE from the coding sequence ATGCGACCACCATATCAGCATTCACGGATCAATCTTGTTGAGTTGAAAGCTCAGATAGTGAAGAAACTTGGGGCGGAGAGGTCCAAGCAGTATTTTTATtacttgaataaattattgaGTTTAAAAGTGAGCAAAGGCGAGTTTGATAAGCTTTGTGTGGGAATTATTGGGCGGGAAAATATTCCGCTCCACAATCAGTTTATTCGTTCTATTCTGAGAAATGCTTGTGGCCAGAGTGGCCCACCACCGTCCATTCACAAAGATGATGTTCTGAAGCACGAGACACAAGTTGGTGGCAAGGCGATATCTGCAGATGGTTACCAGAATGGGTCCCACATCGGCATGGTTCAGGCTTCTAGTTCACCAGGTTCATCAAATGGAGGTGACGTGTTACCTGTGTCTCCTCGGAAAGCCAGATCTGGTAACCGTGATCGTAGAACTGGGGAGCGTCGTAGTGCTCTTGGACCAAATGGGAAGACCAATTTTGCTTCACAGGTATCTAcatccaatcaatcaaatgaATTTAACGTCATTTTAGAGAACGGGGATATCAATCCACCGCATATAGGTCGGCCTGTGCAGCATCATCAAGGACTTGTGCAgttggaaaagaatgaaaatgaGATCTATGTTCCTCATCAGGCTAAAATATCGGGTGTAAGGAGATCGTCAGATGGTTCATCTCCCATCTATAACAAAGACCATTTGGAGCTGGTGGTTAGAGAAGATGGAAAACAGCTTTCACCAAGAATTTCACTTGAAGCTCCTCTTGGGGTTCCATTATGTTCAGTTAGCGTTGGTGGAGCACGAAGAACGCTGCCTCCAGAGAGCACCCTTAGATGTATTGGTACATTCAGTGATGGTGCTTTGTTGGATAGTCTTACCTTAAGGGAAAGAATGGAGCAAATTACTGTGACACAGGAGATTGAAGGGGTGTCAGTCGATTGCGCCaacatactgaaccatggtttGGATTCTTATCTGAAAAGATTAATTACGTCTTGCGTTGGACTTGTTGCATCAAGGTCAGGACATGAGTTGACAAGGAATAACACCCACAAGCTCCACCACCATATGAAGCTTATTAATGGTGTCCTACCAGCTCATCATTATCAGATGCTTGGAAGTGGCAAGCCTGTGGAAGTGCAAGAACAGAGGACCCATTACCCGATTTCTTTACAGGACTTCAGAGTTGCCATGGAGCTGAATCCTAGCCAACTTGGTGAAGACTGGCCATTGTTGCTCGAGAAAATATGTACACGTTCCTTTGAAGAATAA
- the LOC140956321 gene encoding E3 ubiquitin-protein ligase RSL1-like, giving the protein MEEPSISLFCDDSYLCLLSNSSSEESADNGTLMSDEKFAEELQFQETLMASIITSNTPRRDSPQKESKEAGESSKSFCEICAERRENDQMFPIQNCSHSCCITCITRYIAANITKMGNVRRENSTVLTCPVGLHCEGILEIDACREIVPDYLISSWDYAICESMIDDSQKFYCPYKDCSYLMINDSGDLIREAECLSCRRLLCVQCNAPWHSGLGCEEFNKMDASERGREDLLVHQLAKEKKWQRCPTCKFFVEKTEGCLHMICWCGFQFCYACGGTWTSTHGDCRC; this is encoded by the exons ATGGAAGAACCCTCCATTTCTCTCTTCTGCGATGACTCTTATCTCTGCTTGCTCTCCAACAGCAGCAGCGAAGAATCTGCTGACAATGGAACTCTAATGTCGGATGAGAAATTTGCAGAAGAACTTCAGTTCCAAGAAACTTTAATGGCTTCGATCATCACCTCCAACACCCCCCGACGAGATTCACCACAAAAAGAATCAAAAGAAGCCGGGGAATCTTCCAAATCCTTCTGCGAAATATGCGCCGAAAGAAGAGAGAACGATCAAATGTTCCCCATCCAGAACTGCAGCCACAGCTGCTGCATCACGTGTATCACCAGATACATCGCCGCAAACATCACTAAAATGGGCAATGTCCGCCGAGAAAACTCCACCGTGCTAACGTGCCCGGTCGGATTACATTGCGAGGGGATTCTTGAAATCGATGCATGCAGGGAAATTGTGCCCGATTACCTGATTTCTTCTTGGGATTATGCCATCTGCGAATCCATGATCGATGATTCCCAGAAATTCTACTGCCCATACAAAGATTGCTCCTATTTGATGATAAATGATAGCGGAGATTTGATACGGGAGGCGGAATGCCTCTCCTGCAGGAGATTGTTGTGCGTGCAGTGTAACGCGCCATGGCATTCCGGTCTCGGATGCGAAGAGTTTAATAAGATGGATGCGAGCGAAAGAGGGAGGGAGGATTTACTGGTGCATCAGCTTGCTAAAGAGAAGAAATGGCAGAGGTGCCCTACATGCAAGTTCTTTGTGGAGAAAACTGAAGGATGCTTGCATATGATTTGCTG GTGTGGATTTCAATTTTGCTATGCATGTGGAGGAACTTGGACTTCGACTCATGGTGATTGCAGATGTTAA
- the LOC140991847 gene encoding uncharacterized protein, which translates to MCDLSKYNPGTAVKWKHLNANTEMSKALNYVFWAFRPCVDGFRHCRKIISIDGTHLYTKYKHKMLIAVTLDANNQVLPLPFAIVDEETSDFWKWFLENLGRHVVRGENCVCLISDRHKGIVRVAEDLPYFQSPYGVHRFCLKYVCSNFNAKFKDVNLKDLCWAAGTKNQICKFEATMEAIKKKNILANRYLAGIVKEKWSLAHDDGWRRGGMTTNITLDTSEVCTIFIERVTRGGRMVQENQLWSDYACRNYEKWARKSSEHRVAKYDVRDQTVSVATVGRPSRGQHMQVVKLSTSDCSCGKWMIFGIPCSHAICTAKWHSLDPTTLVQPWYNIAEYLATYEGRFQPLADERYWDSPTFELHHNPIRHERRKVGRDRTTRLRNEIDS; encoded by the exons ATGTGTGATTTGTCCAAATATAATCCGGGAACAGCTGTGAAGTGGAAGCATCTCAATGCCAACACCGAAATGAGTAAGGCACTGAACTATGTTTTCTGGGCATTCAGGCCGTGTGTTGATGGGTTTCGGCATTGTCGAAAAATAATTAGTATCGATGGTACACACTTGTATACCAAATACAAGCACAAAATGTTGATCGCTGTCACTCTGGATGCGAACAATCAGGTTCTACCGCTACCATTTGCTATTGTGGATGAAGAAACATCAGATTTTTGGAAATGGTTCTTGGAGAACTTAGGAAGACATGTTGTTCGTGGTGAAAATTGTGTGTGTCTTATTTCTGATAGGCATAAGGGAATCGTGAGAGTTGCTGAAGATCTACCATATTTTCAATCTCCTTATGGTGTGCATCGTTTTTGTTTGAAATATGTGTGTTCAAACTTTAATGCTAAATTCAAAGACGTGAATTTGAAAGATTTATGCTGGGCGGCAGgaacaaaaaatcaaatttgtaagtttgaaGCAACAATGGAGGCAATCAAGAAAAAGAACATTTTGGCGAATAGATATTTGGCTGGAATTGTGAAAGAGAAATGGAGTTTGGCTCATGACGATGGTTGGCGTCGTGGGGGGATGACAACCAATAT TACACTTGACACTTCTGAGGTGTGTACAATATTCATTGAACGTGTGACAAGAGGTGGTCGTATGGTTCAGGAAAATCAGCTGTGGTCAGATTATGCATGTCGGAATTATGAGAAATGGGCGAGGAAGTCTAGTGAACATCGTGTTGCCAAATATGATGTACGTGACCAAACTGTTTCGGTTGCAACTGTTGGAAGACCAAGTCGTGGCCAGCATATGCAGGTGGTCAAGTTATCAACGAGTGATTGTTCATGTGGTAAATGGATGATTTTTGGCATCCCATGTTCCCATGCTATTTGCACCGCTAAGTGGCACTCATTAGATCCGACGACACTTGTGCAGCCATGGTATAACATAGCTGAGTACTTAGCAACATACGAGGGCAGATTTCAACCTCTTGCAGATGAGCGATACTGGGATTCTCCAACTTTTGAGTTGCACCACAACCCTATTAGACATGAAAGAAGAAAAGTTGGTAGGGACAGAACAACTCGATTGAGAAATGAGATAGACTCATAG